The following proteins are co-located in the Planococcus plakortidis genome:
- the gcvT gene encoding glycine cleavage system aminomethyltransferase GcvT encodes MGQLKRTPLFESYARYGGKTIDFGGWELPVQFSSIKEEHEAVRTKAGLFDVSHMGEIFVSGPDSLPYLQKLLTNDVSKLQEGQAHYTALCYEDGGTIDDLLVYKLGDARYLLVVNASNIDKDFDWMQNHLEGNVEIDNASDRFGLLALQGPVAEKVLSALTEEDLSAIRPFRFKDNVEVAGQRVLVSRTGYTGEDGFEIYGSPEAVTALWDRILEAGESEGIVPAGLGARDTLRFEAGLALYGQELSKDITPLEAGIGFAVKLKKESDFIGKQALAEQKEAGVPRKSVGIEMIDKGIPRHGYAVYKGDEKIGEVTTGTQSPTLKKNIGLALLDANHNELGTEVDVEIRNKRLKAKIVAAPFYKRSK; translated from the coding sequence TTGGGACAATTGAAGCGAACACCTTTGTTTGAATCGTATGCCCGCTATGGCGGGAAGACGATCGATTTCGGCGGATGGGAATTGCCGGTGCAATTTTCTTCCATCAAAGAAGAGCATGAAGCAGTCCGCACAAAAGCGGGGTTGTTTGATGTCTCCCATATGGGCGAGATTTTCGTATCGGGGCCGGACAGCCTGCCATATTTGCAAAAATTGCTGACCAACGATGTATCGAAGCTCCAGGAGGGGCAAGCGCACTACACGGCTCTGTGCTATGAAGACGGCGGAACCATCGACGACCTGCTTGTCTACAAACTCGGCGATGCCCGCTATCTGCTCGTGGTCAACGCTTCGAATATCGACAAGGATTTCGATTGGATGCAAAACCATCTCGAAGGCAATGTCGAAATCGATAACGCCTCGGACCGCTTTGGCTTGCTGGCTTTGCAAGGGCCGGTGGCTGAAAAGGTATTGTCTGCGTTGACGGAAGAAGACCTATCGGCGATCCGCCCGTTCCGGTTCAAGGATAATGTCGAAGTAGCCGGGCAGCGAGTATTGGTATCGCGCACCGGCTATACGGGAGAAGATGGGTTTGAAATCTATGGAAGCCCGGAAGCGGTCACGGCCTTATGGGACCGGATCCTGGAAGCCGGTGAATCGGAAGGCATCGTGCCGGCAGGTTTAGGTGCCCGCGATACCTTGCGTTTTGAAGCAGGTCTCGCACTTTATGGGCAAGAGCTATCAAAGGATATCACGCCGCTTGAAGCGGGTATCGGTTTTGCGGTCAAGCTGAAAAAAGAATCCGATTTTATCGGGAAACAGGCGTTAGCGGAACAGAAAGAAGCTGGGGTGCCGCGAAAATCCGTCGGCATCGAAATGATCGACAAGGGCATCCCGCGCCATGGCTATGCAGTATACAAGGGTGACGAGAAAATCGGCGAAGTCACGACAGGAACACAATCGCCGACATTGAAGAAGAACATCGGGCTGGCTTTGCTGGATGCAAACCACAATGAGCTAGGCACGGAAGTGGATGTCGAAATCCGCAACAAGCGCCTGAAAGCAAAAATTGTCGCAGCGCCATTTTATAAACGCTCTAAATAA
- the gcvPA gene encoding aminomethyl-transferring glycine dehydrogenase subunit GcvPA, giving the protein MNHRYLPMTSQDEKEMLETIGVQSIGELFSDIPEKVRFKGEYNIKPAKSESALTKELAQLAGKNADSVRYASFLGAGVYDHYKPIIVDHVISRSEFYTAYTPYQPEISQGELQAIFEFQTMIAEITGMDIANSSMYDGGTALAEAGMLAAGQTRRKKILVSRAVHPESRDVVRTYALGQSIEVVEVPLKDGRTDIDALKEMVDENTATVMIQYPNFFGQVEDLKEIEPIVHGAGALFTVSSNPLALGALTPPGKFGADITVGDAQPFGIPEAFGGPHCGYFAVTQKLMRKVPGRLVGETTDDEGRRGFVLTLQAREQHIRRDKATSNICSNQALNALAASVAMTALGKEGTKEIAVQNITKTHYMKQQLKKSGFEIAFDGAHFNEIAVKVDSSVKKLNAALFEKGMIGGYDLGLSYDELKGHMLIAVTEQRSKEEIDAFVQEIDAFVRETEASHA; this is encoded by the coding sequence ATGAACCATCGCTATCTACCAATGACTTCCCAAGATGAAAAAGAAATGCTCGAGACGATCGGTGTCCAATCGATCGGCGAATTGTTTTCGGACATACCTGAAAAAGTACGATTCAAAGGCGAATACAACATCAAGCCTGCTAAATCCGAATCGGCATTGACGAAGGAACTGGCACAGCTCGCGGGCAAGAATGCGGATTCGGTCCGGTATGCTTCGTTCCTCGGCGCTGGTGTTTATGACCATTACAAACCGATCATTGTCGATCACGTCATTTCCCGTTCTGAATTTTACACGGCCTATACACCTTACCAGCCCGAAATCTCCCAAGGGGAATTGCAGGCGATCTTTGAGTTCCAGACGATGATCGCGGAAATCACCGGAATGGATATCGCAAACTCCTCCATGTACGACGGTGGCACAGCGCTTGCAGAAGCGGGCATGCTCGCAGCAGGCCAGACGCGCCGCAAGAAAATTCTCGTATCCCGCGCGGTCCATCCCGAATCACGCGATGTAGTGCGTACTTATGCGCTCGGCCAATCGATCGAAGTAGTGGAAGTCCCGCTCAAAGACGGCCGTACGGATATCGATGCCCTGAAGGAAATGGTCGATGAAAACACAGCGACCGTCATGATCCAATACCCGAACTTTTTCGGGCAAGTGGAAGATCTAAAAGAAATCGAACCGATCGTCCATGGAGCGGGAGCGCTCTTCACGGTGTCTTCCAACCCATTAGCGCTTGGCGCCTTGACCCCGCCAGGCAAATTCGGTGCTGACATTACAGTCGGCGATGCGCAGCCATTCGGCATCCCTGAAGCATTCGGCGGCCCTCATTGCGGCTATTTCGCCGTGACACAGAAATTGATGCGCAAAGTTCCGGGGCGCCTTGTCGGCGAAACGACAGACGATGAAGGCAGACGCGGATTCGTCCTGACTTTACAAGCGCGCGAACAGCACATCCGCCGCGACAAAGCCACGTCCAATATTTGTTCGAACCAGGCCTTGAACGCTTTGGCTGCTTCTGTAGCCATGACGGCGCTCGGCAAGGAAGGTACGAAGGAAATCGCGGTACAGAACATCACCAAGACCCATTATATGAAGCAGCAGCTGAAAAAATCCGGATTTGAGATCGCTTTTGACGGTGCCCATTTCAATGAAATTGCCGTCAAGGTCGATTCGTCGGTCAAGAAATTGAATGCGGCTTTATTCGAAAAAGGCATGATCGGCGGCTATGATCTCGGCTTGAGCTACGACGAGTTAAAGGGCCATATGCTGATTGCGGTCACGGAACAGCGTTCTAAAGAAGAAATCGACGCGTTTGTACAGGAAATCGATGCATTCGTGCGAGAAACGGAGGCTTCCCATGCATAA
- the gcvPB gene encoding aminomethyl-transferring glycine dehydrogenase subunit GcvPB, giving the protein MHKDNQPLIFEMTKQGRVGYSLPELDVPEVDLNELLGQELVREEFAELPEVSELDIMRHYTALSKRNHGVDSGFYPLGSCTMKYNPKINESVARYSGFANIHPLQEESTVQGAMELMYDLQEHLKEITGMDEVTLQPAAGAHGEWTGLMMIRAFHEANGDFNRTKVIVPDSAHGTNPASATVAGFETVTVKSNEHGLVDLEDLKRVVGDDTAALMLTNPNTLGLFEEDILEMASIIHGVGGKLYYDGANLNAVMSKARPGDMGFDVVHLNLHKTFTGPHGGGGPGSGPVGVQEDLIPYLPKPILIKTDEGFAFDYDRPESIGRVKPFYGNFGINVRAYTYIRTMGPDGLKKVTEYAVLNANYMMRRLAPHFDLPYDRHCKHEFVLSGRRQKKLGVRTLDMAKRLLDFGYHPPTIYFPLNVEEGMMIEPTETESKETLDNFIDAMIQIAREVEENPEIVQNAPHTTVINRLDETKAARKPVLRYQKQSASE; this is encoded by the coding sequence ATGCATAAGGACAACCAACCACTCATCTTTGAAATGACCAAACAAGGCCGTGTCGGCTACAGCCTGCCGGAACTTGATGTGCCGGAAGTGGATTTGAACGAACTGCTCGGACAAGAGCTTGTCCGTGAGGAATTTGCAGAATTGCCGGAAGTCTCGGAGCTCGATATCATGCGCCATTACACAGCGCTGTCAAAACGCAATCACGGTGTCGATTCCGGGTTCTATCCGCTCGGTTCGTGCACGATGAAATACAACCCGAAAATCAATGAATCCGTTGCCCGCTATTCAGGTTTCGCGAACATCCATCCACTGCAGGAGGAATCGACTGTGCAGGGCGCAATGGAATTGATGTATGACCTTCAGGAACATTTGAAGGAAATCACCGGCATGGACGAAGTGACGCTGCAGCCGGCTGCAGGCGCACACGGTGAATGGACGGGCCTCATGATGATCCGCGCATTCCACGAAGCGAACGGCGATTTCAACCGCACGAAAGTCATCGTGCCTGATTCTGCCCACGGAACGAACCCGGCTTCTGCGACAGTCGCCGGTTTCGAAACGGTGACCGTGAAATCGAACGAACACGGGCTTGTCGACCTTGAGGATTTGAAGCGCGTAGTCGGCGACGACACGGCGGCACTCATGCTGACGAACCCGAACACGCTTGGCCTGTTCGAGGAAGACATTCTCGAGATGGCCTCGATCATCCATGGTGTCGGCGGCAAGTTGTATTACGATGGCGCGAACTTGAATGCCGTCATGTCGAAAGCACGCCCTGGCGACATGGGCTTTGATGTCGTCCATTTGAACTTGCACAAGACCTTCACGGGCCCTCACGGCGGTGGCGGCCCAGGATCTGGCCCAGTCGGCGTGCAAGAGGACCTGATCCCGTATTTGCCGAAGCCGATCCTCATCAAGACCGATGAAGGCTTCGCATTCGATTACGACCGCCCTGAATCCATCGGCCGTGTCAAACCGTTCTATGGCAACTTCGGCATCAACGTCCGCGCCTATACTTATATCCGCACGATGGGGCCGGATGGCTTGAAGAAAGTGACGGAATACGCCGTCTTGAATGCCAATTACATGATGAGACGCCTCGCGCCTCATTTCGATTTGCCGTACGACCGCCATTGCAAGCATGAATTCGTCTTGAGCGGCCGCCGCCAGAAGAAACTCGGCGTCAGAACACTCGATATGGCGAAACGCCTGCTTGATTTCGGTTACCATCCGCCGACGATCTACTTCCCGCTCAACGTGGAAGAAGGCATGATGATCGAGCCGACCGAGACGGAATCAAAAGAGACGCTCGATAACTTTATCGATGCGATGATCCAGATTGCGCGTGAAGTGGAAGAAAATCCAGAGATCGTGCAGAATGCACCGCACACGACGGTCATCAACCGGCTCGATGAAACGAAAGCGGCACGCAAGCCAGTGCTCCGTTACCAGAAGCAGTCAGCTAGCGAATAA